The DNA window CCGCTTTTCAGCGGATCAAAATTTAATTACCGTTGAGCCATTGCTCAGTGGTTTGCAATGCCAGTTGTAAACTGGAATCATCTTGGCGAATCTTATTCATTAAACAGGCTCCAATCCAAAGATCGTATAGCCGTTCAGCAATCAAAACACTCTCTTTGACATTGATATCTTTGGATTTTATCCCTTGTTCAATACAATCAGCGATCATTGCAATAATCTTGTTAGTGCCTTTAAGAAACACTAACCGCATGGGTTCCGAAAGATCGGTGACTTCACCAGCCAATTTGACGACTAAGCACTGCCCTTGATCACATTGATTACTGTTGTGTTCAGCCCAG is part of the Vibrio porteresiae DSM 19223 genome and encodes:
- a CDS encoding TetR/AcrR family transcriptional regulator; this encodes MNSKTLDTRQHILDVGYQLVAKKGFTGMGLAELLKNADVPKGSFYHYFQSKEQFGEALLEDYFTRYVEKLDALFYHSDGNFYQRIMRYWHYWAEHNSNQCDQGQCLVVKLAGEVTDLSEPMRLVFLKGTNKIIAMIADCIEQGIKSKDINVKESVLIAERLYDLWIGACLMNKIRQDDSSLQLALQTTEQWLNGN